From Bufo gargarizans isolate SCDJY-AF-19 chromosome 10, ASM1485885v1, whole genome shotgun sequence, the proteins below share one genomic window:
- the CD81 gene encoding CD81 antigen, with protein MGVEGCTKCIKYMLFVFNFIFWLAGGVILGVALWLRHEPTTSNLLIQQIGDKQVPATFYIGIYIIIAVGAVMMFVGFLGCYGAIQESQCLLGTFFACLVILFACEVAAGIWGFVNREQVSKEIKQFYDEAYEQARSPKKEEYEKARPVIKVFHESLQCCKLDIRNLGENLCPSGIMNVDCHEKIDALFQSKLHLVGIAAAVVAVIMIIEMIFSMVLCCGIRIYSVY; from the exons CTGGCAGGAGGAGTGATCCTTGGTGTTGCCCTATGGCTGCGACATGAGCCTACGACTTCCAATCTGTTGATCCAGCAAATAGGAGACAAGCAGGTTCCAGCAACCTTTTACATTG GGATCTATATAATTATCGCAGTCGGTGCCGTCATGATGTTTGTAGGTTTCTTAGGATGCTATGGAGCCATTCAGGAATCCCAGTGTCTTCTGGGAACG TTCTTCGCCTGCTTAGTAATCCTGTTTGCTTGTGAAGTAGCTGCTGGCATCTGGGGTTTTGTGAACAGAGAGCAG GTCTCAAAAGAGATAAAACAGTTTTATGATGAAGCTTATGAACAAGCAAGGAGCCCGAAGAAGGAGGAGTACGAGAAGGCAAGACCCGTCATCAAAGTTTTCCATGAGTCG CTTCAGTGCTGTAAACTCGACATAAGGAACTTGGGCGAAAACCTCTGTCCATCAGGAATAATGAATGTG GATTGCCATGAAAAAATTGATGCTCTGTTCCAGTCTAAACTACACTTGGTTGGTATCGcggctgcagtggtggctgttaTTATG ATCATCGAGATGATATTCAGTATGGTTCTGTGCTGTGGCATCCGGATCTATTCTGTGTACTGA